The following are encoded in a window of Spea bombifrons isolate aSpeBom1 chromosome 2, aSpeBom1.2.pri, whole genome shotgun sequence genomic DNA:
- the ALG11 gene encoding GDP-Man:Man(3)GlcNAc(2)-PP-Dol alpha-1,2-mannosyltransferase, with translation MAGLFCVCGLLRLLKTLFIPGLIVSVILCLVVVTVLHCLRLWIQHKKKQTVHVGKDGKKRKVVAFFHPYCNAGGGGERVLWCALRALQKRYKEAMYVVYTGDTDVSEEQILNGASARFNINLTHPVKFIFLEKRDLVEARKYPHFTLLGQSLGSIFLGWEALVKCVPDIYIDSMGYAFTLPLFKYIGGCRVGCYVHYPTISTDMLSVVRSQHSRFNNSTYISNNTVLSRMKLIYYTLFALLYGWVGSCSDIIMVNSTWTFNHILDLWKCSECTHIVYPPCDVQTFLDIKLNLEQEKHERSLVSIGQFRPEKDHALQIRAFSALLATKTPEERANLKLLLIGGCRNKEDEDRVSGLKRLSQELGVPVEFKVNIPFEELKKYLSEATIGLHTMWNEHFGIGVVECMAAGTIILAHNSGGPKMDIVIPYEGQKTGFLADSEDGYASAMDHILSLSPEERLAIRQNARLSVSRFSDHEFEGNFLSAAEHLFK, from the exons ATGGCAGGTTTGTTTTGCGTCTGCGGGCTGCTGAG GCTGCTGAAGACGTTATTCATCCCGGGGCTCATCGTAAGTGTTATTTTATGCCTTGTCGTGGTCACGGTCCTGCATTGTCTGCGGTTATGGATTCAGCATAAGAAGAAGCAGACCGTACATGTCGGCAAGGATGGAAAGAAGCGGAAGGTCGTGGCGTTTTTCCACCCTTACTGTAATGCCGGCGGCGGAGGCGAGCGGGTGCTTTGGTGTGCCCTGAGAGCCTTGCAGAAAAG GTATAAAGAGGCCATGTATGTCGTTTACACTGGAGACACCGATGTCTCTGAAGAACAGATTCTTAATGGGGCGAGTGCTCGCTTTAACATCAATCTAACCCACCCTGTGaagtttatatttttggaaaagcGGGACCTTGTGGAAGCCAGGAAATACCCTCATTTCACCTTACTAGGCCAGAGCCTCGGCTCCATCTTCCTAGGTTGGGAGGCCCTGGTAAAGTGTGTGCCAGATATTTATATAGACTCCATGGGCTATGCCTTCACTTTACCTCTTTTCAAGTATATCGGAGGCTGCCGAGTGGGCTGCTATGTACATTACCCCACTATCAGTACAGATATGCTGTCCGTGGTTCGCAGCCAACACTCCAGGTTCAACAATTCTACTTATATTTCTAATAATACTGTCCTAAGCAGAATGAAGTTAATCTATTACACCCTTTTTGCATTGTTGTACGGATGGGTTGGTTCGTGTAGCGACATCATAATGGTTAACTCTACGTGGACCTTTAACCATATCCTTGACTTGTGGAAATGTAGTGAGTGCACACACATAGTCTATCCACCTTGCGATGTGCagacatttttagatattaaatTAAACCTGGAGCAAGAGAAACATGAACGGTCTTTGGTGTCGATTGGTCAGTTCCGGCCTGAAAAAGACCATGCGTTGCAGATCAGGGCGTTCAGCGCGTTATTGGCCACGAAGACACCTGAAGAGCGAGCAAATCTGAAACTTCTACTGATCGGTGGCTGTCGCAACAAAGAAGATGAAGACCGGGTGtctggactgaaaaggcttagTCAGGAACTTGGAGTTCCTGTGGAGTTCAAAGTGAATATTCCTTTTGAGGAGCTGAAGAAGTACCTAAGTGAAGCTACCATTGGATTACACACCATGTGGAACGAGCACTTTGGAATTG GGGTAGTTGAATGTATGGCAGCTGGGACCATCATTTTGGCACACAACTCAGGAGGCCCCAAGATGGACATTGTGATCCCTTATGAAGGACAGAAAACTGGCTTCCTGGCAGACAGCGAGGACGGCTATGCTTCAGCCATGGATCACATTCTCTCTCTGTCCCCGGAGGAAAGACTGGCGATAAGGCAGAACGCGCGTCTTTCTGTCTCCAGGTTCTCGGACCATGAGTTTGAAGGAAATTTCCTCTCTGCAGCTGAGCATCTATTCAAGTGA